A stretch of DNA from Thiothrix subterranea:
AAACGTGCAGCCAGTAATTTTCGCCTTGTTGCACCATGCTGCCTTGTGGCGATACCAACTCAACTTGTTGGTGATCGCGCAGGTGGAGGACAGCGGGCGAGGTTGCATCGGGTAAGCGATAACAGGGGACAGCATCCGTGTCGGTGTGTACGGCGTACAAAGTGGCAATCACGCGGCTGGCGGGTAACGTGACCGCTGAAGGGTGTGTTTTTTGCCCGCATCCCATTAATGCGGCGGCGATGAGCAAGCATCCATAGTAACAATAGTGATTCATATCCCGGCTATTCCTTATATGCGCGGTGTTTCCGGCCTCAACTTACTGACAATTAAACGCATGAACGCTTGAAACGGCTACCTAATCCCGCTTTAATGGTGCGTTTTTCAGGATGCAACGGGAGTAACACATGAAAGTGCTGGTAGTAGGCGGCGGTGGGCGTGAACATGCGCTGGCATGGAAAATTGCACAGTCTGGGCGGGTAAGCGAGGTGCTGGTTGCTCCCGGTAATGCGGGTACGGCGTTAGAACCCAATATGCGCAATGTGCCGATTGCGGCGGAAGAGGTGGATGCATTGCTGGCATACGCGCAGCAACACGCGATTGAGTTGACGGTGGTTGGCCCCGAAGCACCGCTTTCCAAAGGCATTGTGGATAAATTCCGTGCGGCAGGTTTGCGTTGTTTTGGCCCCACCCAACAAGCGGCACAATTGGAATCGTCGAAAGCTTTCGCCAAGGATTTTCTGGCGCGGCATCACATTGCCACCGCCGAATACGCGAATTTTACCGAGGTTGAACCGGCGATTGCCTACATCCGCAAAATGGGTGCACCGATTGTGGTGAAGGCCGACGGGTTGGCGGCGGGCAAGGGCGTGATTCTGGCGCAAACCGAAGACGAGGCGATTGCAGCGGTGCAGGATATGCTGGCAGGCAATGCCTTTGGTGCGGCGGGCAGTCGCGTGGTAATCGAGGAATTTTTGCTGGGCGAAGAAGCCAGTTTCATCGTGATGGTGGATGGTGAACACGTGCTGGCAATGGCGAGTTCGCAAGACCACAAAGCCCGTGATAATGGCGATAAAGGCCCGAATACTGGCGGTATGGGGGCGTATTCCCCCGCACCCGTTGTTACCCCGGCGATGCACGAGCGCATTATGCAGGAAGTGATTTACCCCACCGTGCGCGGCATGGCGGCGGATGGCATTCCCTACACCGGCTTTTTGTACGCGGGTGTGATGATTAATGCGCAAGGTGTGCCGAAAGTGCTGGAATTCAATTGCCGCTTTGGCGACCCCGAAACCCAGCCGATTATGGTGCGCTTGCAGTCCGATTTCGTCGGCTTGCTGGAAGCGGCGTTGGATGCGCGTTTGGATAAAGTGACCGCAGAGTGGGATAGTCGTGCGTCATTGGGCGTGGTGTTGGCTGCGGGTGGCTACCCGGATGCGTATCACAAGGGTGATGTGATTGCGGGGTTGGAAGTGGCGGCAATCCTCGATGGCAAGGTGTTTCATGCGGGTACGGCGTTCCAAGATGACAAGGTTGTTACCAGCGGTGGGCGGGTGTTGTGTGCGGTGGGTTTGGGCAATAACGTGACCGAAGCGCAAGCGGCAGCTTACCGGTTGGTGCAAGCGATTGATTGGGATAAGGTGTATTACCGCACAGATATTGGACATCGGGCGATTGCTCGCGAAAAAATGAGCTGATGCGGGCGGCGGTGCGTTGATTTTACTGGCGGTGGCGTGAGTGATTAGATTTTAGTAATTGCCACCACTCTGCGCTAATTAACAGCAGGGCAATCATTCTCACCGCTGGGTTTTACTGCTACAGTTTCGTTATCGTGTATTACGGTATGACAATCATGACAATTTCTGTACGACTTCCACCGGAAGAGCAGCACATGCTGGAAATAGCAGCGCGGCGCGTAGGGCGCAGCAAGAGTGATCTGATGCGGCAAGCAGTGCGTGAACTATGCCAACGATTGGCAACAGATAACCGCACGCCCTACAGTTTGGGGCAAGATTTGTTCGGTGCGGGTAGCCTTGCATCTGCCCCGACTGATCCGCTGAAACGTCAAATCTGGGAGAAATTGCGTGCCAAACACAAGCGCGTGGGTTGATACCGGCTTTCTGGTCGCACTATTTGCCAAAAACGACAAACATCATGCTTCTGCCCAAGCGTTCTTGAGCAGCTTAGGGAAAATCGAATTGCATTCTATCTGGCCTGTGGTGGTGGAAGCCTGCTTTTTCCTCGATACCAATGGCAAACTTGCCCTGCTTCAGTGGATAGAACGCGGGGCATTGACGCTGCACGACATCAGCACACAAGATTTACCTATCGTTCGCAACACGCTGGAAAAATACCAAAACCTTGAACCGGATTTCACCGATGCGGCGTTGGTGACATTAGCGGGCTTGCGCAAGATTAGGCATATCCTGACGGTGGATGAGCGGGATTTTTCGATATATCGGCTGGCGGATGGGAGCTGTTTTGAACGGCTGTGGGTGTAAAAGTTGCCAGGCCTACCGTTTATACCTAACACCGCTTATACCAATGTAACTTCTGATAACATCATTCCTCATGGCAATAACGACAATATCACCCATGAAAAACTACTGGTTCGCCACGTTACTACTATTAGCAGGCTGTGAAGATAAGAATCTGGCGCAAGTAATCCCTAACAATCCGCCACTGCTGAACCAGCACATGCAGGAAAATACGTCGGTATACCCGCACAACAGTGTGCAACTCGCAGTAGATCAAGGTATCAAAGCTATCACAGCCCCAATACAACAAGATTTGTTAGCGATTATGGGGACTGATTTGCAAAGTGTTGATACAAATTTCAACGGACAGCGTATCACTTTCCAATATCAGGCATGGAAAATTCAAAAACCATCGGTGTGTAGCCATGCACAACAAAATGCCATGCAATTTTCAGAATGTACGCAAGCAGCTAAACAGCTCTTTCAATCCATGTGCGGTCAGCTACAGCAAGAAAAACAGCATATTCACCCGCGAAATCAACAGCTACAGCGCATGTATTGCCAAGCGGCGGTTGATTTCAAACCAACCATAGCACAAATTTCCCGTAGTGAGCCGCAAGGTGACGATAAGCTCCAATCCTTACGAAAAAATTGCAATGACCTGATTTTCAAAGCAAAGATTTCAGAAGATGCTAAAGATGAACAAGCACGGGATCAAGTTTGCCAAGCCTACAAAAAAGCTGCCAATTTGAACTAAAATTTATCGAAGGTATGTCCTACTCCTGTCATCTTCCCTACATCACATTCCCGACATTCCCCCTCCACCCCCTTTGTCGCACACCCAACAACAAAACCCCAACCGATTGTAAATAAAAGAAAAATTACCAACAACCACCACTTGGCACGCAAATTGAAATACCCATGCAAACACCCTCACGAAACCCATTTCGTCACGGAGAATACGCATGGAACTGACTGTTTTAGGGCAAAGCCAAACCGAAGCCTCTGCCGGGGGCTGCGCCTCCAGCGGTTGCGGGAGCAACGACGACCAACTCAACCACCTGCCGGAACACATCCGCGCCAAGGTGCATAACCACCCGTGCTACTCCGAAGAGGCACACCACCATTACGCCCGGATGCACGTTGCAGTCGCCCCGGCCTGCAACATCCAGTGCCACTATTGCAACCGCAAATACGACTGTTCCAACGAATCGCGCCCCGGCGTAGTGTCCGAACTGCTCACCCCCGATCAGGCGGTGAAAAAGGTCATGACCGTCGCGGCGAACATCCCGCAAATGACCGTGCTGGGCATCGCAGGCCCCGGCGACCCACTCGCCAACCCGGAACGCACCTTCGACACCTTCCGCCAACTGACCGAAAAAGCGCCGGACATCAAACTGTGCGTCTCCACCAACGGTCTGGCACTGCCGGAACTGGTCGACGAACTGTGCAAGCACAATATCGACCACGTAACCATGACCATCAACTGCGTTGACCCCGACATCGGCGCACAGATTTACCCGTGGATTTTCTGGAAAAACCGCCGCGTCTACGGGCGTAAAGGTGCAGAAATCCTCATCAAGCAGCAGCAAAAAGGGCTGCAAATGCTGGTCGATCGCGGCATCTTGGTCAAGGTCAACTCGGTGATGATCCCCGGTGTCAACGACAAGCATCTGGAAGAAGTCAGC
This window harbors:
- a CDS encoding ribbon-helix-helix protein, CopG family; its protein translation is MTISVRLPPEEQHMLEIAARRVGRSKSDLMRQAVRELCQRLATDNRTPYSLGQDLFGAGSLASAPTDPLKRQIWEKLRAKHKRVG
- a CDS encoding type II toxin-antitoxin system VapC family toxin, which codes for MPNTSAWVDTGFLVALFAKNDKHHASAQAFLSSLGKIELHSIWPVVVEACFFLDTNGKLALLQWIERGALTLHDISTQDLPIVRNTLEKYQNLEPDFTDAALVTLAGLRKIRHILTVDERDFSIYRLADGSCFERLWV
- the purD gene encoding phosphoribosylamine--glycine ligase, yielding MKVLVVGGGGREHALAWKIAQSGRVSEVLVAPGNAGTALEPNMRNVPIAAEEVDALLAYAQQHAIELTVVGPEAPLSKGIVDKFRAAGLRCFGPTQQAAQLESSKAFAKDFLARHHIATAEYANFTEVEPAIAYIRKMGAPIVVKADGLAAGKGVILAQTEDEAIAAVQDMLAGNAFGAAGSRVVIEEFLLGEEASFIVMVDGEHVLAMASSQDHKARDNGDKGPNTGGMGAYSPAPVVTPAMHERIMQEVIYPTVRGMAADGIPYTGFLYAGVMINAQGVPKVLEFNCRFGDPETQPIMVRLQSDFVGLLEAALDARLDKVTAEWDSRASLGVVLAAGGYPDAYHKGDVIAGLEVAAILDGKVFHAGTAFQDDKVVTSGGRVLCAVGLGNNVTEAQAAAYRLVQAIDWDKVYYRTDIGHRAIAREKMS